The Malus domestica chromosome 13, GDT2T_hap1 genome includes a window with the following:
- the LOC103451559 gene encoding 21 kDa protein-like, whose product MNTKCMSTHFLLPQLFLTFLFFLLLHPIPTIGSPSNDAEFIRTSCGVTLYPDLCYTSLSPFASAVQDNPAQLAKVAIGVSLARARSMAAYVSNISRQADYGADSRAASALHDCFSNFGDAVDEIRGSLKQMRQLISTAASGGGSSSFRFQMSNVQTWMSAALTDEETCTDGFDDVEDGPLKTDVSNRVENVKKVTSNALALVNRVAEKGAP is encoded by the coding sequence ATGAACACCAAATGCATGTCCACCCACTTCCTCCTCCCCCAACTCTTCCTcaccttcctcttcttcctcctcttgcACCCAATCCCCACCATCGGATCCCCATCCAACGACGCGGAATTCATCCGTACAAGCTGCGGCGTCACTCTGTACCCTGACCTCTGCTACACCTCCCTTTCCCCCTTCGCCAGCGCCGTCCAAGACAACCCGGCTCAGCTCGCCAAGGTCGCCATCGGCGTCAGCCTCGCCCGGGCACGCAGCATGGCCGCCTACGTCTCCAACATCTCACGTCAAGCCGACTACGGTGCCGACTCGCGCGCCGCCTCCGCCCTCCACGACTGCTTCTCCAACTTCGGCGACGCTGTCGACGAGATTCGTGGCTCCCTCAAGCAGATGCGCCAGCTCATTTCCACCGCAGCCTCCGGTGGTGGGTCGTCGTCGTTCCGGTTCCAGATGAGCAAcgtccagacgtggatgagcgcCGCGCTTACCGACGAGGAGACCTGTACGGACGGGTTTGATGACGTGGAGGATGGCCCTCTCAAGACCGACGTGTCGAACCGGGTGGAGAATGTGAAGAAGGTTACCAGCAATGCCCTCGCTCTCGTTAATAGGGTTGCTGAGAAGGGCGCGCCCTGA
- the LOC103451558 gene encoding pectinesterase inhibitor 3-like: MIMNNTKQMSTQFLLSLLFLFFFLSHPISTIGAPSNDNIQAAKDAISAGLTSAKNTADYVSKIPHQPDPRTADALSSCTEVLGNVVDSFGDSLKQMKELDAPGTPSFQLQISNVLTWLSAALTDEDTCIEGFKGVAEGPVKTDVSNRAQEVEKLTHNALALVNNLKAAP; this comes from the coding sequence ATGATCATGAACAACACCAAACAAATGTCGACCCagtttctcctctctctcctcttcctcttcttcttcctctcccacCCTATCTCTACCATCGGAGCTCCATCTAATGACAATATCCAGGCCGCGAAGGATGCCATCAGCGCCGGCCTAACCAGTGCTAAGAACACGGCCGACTACGTCTCTAAAATCCCCCACCAACCAGACCCGCGCACAGCAGACGCCCTTAGCAGCTGCACAGAGGTCTTAGGCAACGTCGTCGATAGCTTTGGCGACTCACTTAAGCAGATGAAAGAGCTCGACGCCCCTGGCACCCCGTCATTCCAGCTCCAGATCAGTAACGTGTTGACATGGTTGAGCGCTGCGCTTACCGACGAGGATACTTGTATAGAAGGCTTCAAGGGTGTGGCGGAAGGGCCAGTGAAGACCGACGTGTCCAATCGGGCGCAAGAGGTGGAGAAGCTTACTCACAATGCGCTTGCGCTCGTCAATAATCTTAAGGCCGCGCCTTAA